The following are from one region of the Hymenobacter radiodurans genome:
- a CDS encoding tetratricopeptide repeat protein translates to MKNILVLAALLLAFGATPTLAQRKNKKEKASAATAPVSKANRLLPLFGGISTAQAEQVVGPNFLADIDRNFPSRAEASKFFSTKGFEYLTENQPDTAMYRFNLAWLLDQKNADAYRGLGVVTSRNPTPDESIKLLTQALAVNPADGNTLSDLGASYLIRFEQTKKKKDLTTGMEYLQKAIAADPNNAVAWQQMARGYYFQEDYTKAWEAVHKGQGLNMVGFDFGFIGELLAKQPDPTGKFK, encoded by the coding sequence ATGAAAAATATTCTGGTGCTGGCGGCGTTGCTGCTGGCTTTTGGTGCCACGCCTACGTTGGCACAGCGCAAAAACAAAAAGGAAAAAGCATCGGCCGCTACCGCTCCTGTCAGCAAGGCCAATCGCTTGTTGCCATTATTTGGCGGCATCAGCACGGCTCAGGCCGAGCAGGTGGTTGGCCCAAACTTCCTGGCTGATATCGACCGTAACTTCCCTTCGCGGGCTGAGGCTAGCAAGTTTTTTTCCACCAAAGGCTTTGAGTACTTAACTGAAAACCAGCCCGATACGGCTATGTACCGCTTCAATCTGGCGTGGCTGCTCGATCAGAAAAACGCCGATGCTTACCGCGGCCTGGGCGTAGTGACCAGCCGCAACCCCACGCCCGACGAGTCGATTAAGCTGCTCACGCAAGCCCTGGCCGTTAACCCAGCCGATGGAAATACGCTCAGTGACTTGGGCGCTAGCTACCTGATTCGCTTCGAGCAGACCAAAAAGAAAAAGGACCTGACTACTGGCATGGAATACCTGCAAAAGGCCATTGCCGCCGACCCTAATAATGCAGTAGCGTGGCAGCAGATGGCGCGGGGCTATTATTTCCAGGAAGACTACACCAAGGCCTGGGAGGCGGTTCATAAGGGCCAAGGCTTGAATATGGTCGGCTTTGACTTCGGCTTTATTGGCGAGCTGCTGGCCAAGCAACCCGACCCCACGGGCAAGTTCAAATAA
- a CDS encoding alpha/beta hydrolase, which translates to MRVSRVLALSALLVLLLVIVGANEYAVARPSRRTQDIAYVAATDASFSTERHRLDVYAPRRKAAASQPVVLFIHGGNWDSGSKSIYTFIGRRLAKQGVVAVIINYRLSPEVQVPAMADDCARAVRWTQQHIAEYGGDPQRIFLMGHSAGAGLAALIATDNQYFTRLGVAQNPVRGVILDDPAGLDMYDYLLKKQYAGDEQYLTAFGRDPQGWKAVSALYHLTAASPPFLTFVGGKTYPSIASSSQKFRSRLVELGVRPQFTVLPDKKHIPMVLQLYWQHNVIYRQLLPFISKAN; encoded by the coding sequence ATGCGTGTTTCTCGTGTATTAGCGCTGTCAGCGTTGCTTGTGTTGCTACTTGTAATAGTCGGGGCCAATGAATATGCGGTGGCCCGGCCCAGCCGCCGCACCCAGGATATTGCCTACGTAGCTGCCACCGACGCCAGCTTCAGCACCGAGCGCCACCGCCTCGATGTGTATGCCCCGCGGCGCAAAGCGGCTGCCAGCCAGCCGGTTGTGCTCTTTATTCACGGCGGCAACTGGGACAGTGGCAGCAAAAGCATCTATACCTTCATTGGGCGGCGGCTGGCGAAGCAGGGCGTAGTGGCGGTCATTATCAACTACCGACTCTCGCCCGAGGTGCAGGTGCCTGCTATGGCCGACGACTGTGCCCGCGCCGTGCGCTGGACCCAGCAGCACATTGCCGAGTACGGCGGCGACCCCCAGCGTATTTTTCTGATGGGGCACTCGGCTGGGGCAGGATTGGCGGCGCTAATTGCGACTGATAATCAGTACTTCACCCGGCTGGGAGTAGCCCAAAATCCCGTGCGCGGCGTCATCCTCGACGACCCCGCCGGCCTCGACATGTACGACTATCTCCTCAAGAAGCAGTACGCCGGCGACGAGCAGTACCTCACCGCCTTTGGCCGCGACCCGCAGGGCTGGAAGGCCGTATCGGCGCTGTATCACCTCACGGCCGCCAGTCCACCTTTTCTCACGTTCGTGGGGGGCAAAACGTATCCTTCCATTGCCAGTAGCAGCCAGAAGTTTCGGAGCCGGTTGGTGGAGCTAGGCGTGCGGCCGCAGTTCACGGTGCTGCCAGATAAAAAGCACATTCCGATGGTGTTACAACTGTATTGGCAGCACAACGTAATTTACCGGCAGCTACTGCCGTTTATAAGCAAAGCCAACTGA
- a CDS encoding amine oxidase, which translates to MYHVYNKAPQNPFQSFWMGGYECTDQLNAFGHRVDFLHLTGHFQKLDADYQALNPFGIRTVREGIRWSQVERTPYHYDWSTVASMLATGQRHGIQQVWDLCHFGYPDDLTPLHPMFARRFAALCRAFVEFYRSQRPDDVLIVTPINEVSFMSWLGGDVRGTSPYCVGQGWEVKRGLMRAYIEGTAALREMDPGIRILTTEPLINIVPRIGASRTERNRTTEFTINQFQSVDMLAGRLCPELGGSPDFLDILGFNFYYDNQWQLEPRQTLGWADSPLDPRWKPLSALLQMAYKRYQRPVVLTETSHPGIDRPLWMQHIARECAVALRQGVPLWGVCLYPIIDRPDWDFQDNWHRSGLWDAELVPDGPPTRVLYEPYAEELLRAQAYIEEVLTSATDTQSVQRKATSTM; encoded by the coding sequence ATGTACCATGTTTATAATAAAGCCCCCCAGAACCCTTTTCAATCGTTCTGGATGGGTGGCTACGAATGTACTGATCAGCTTAATGCTTTTGGTCACCGGGTTGACTTTCTGCACCTTACCGGCCACTTTCAGAAGCTGGACGCTGATTATCAGGCGCTGAATCCCTTCGGCATTCGCACAGTGCGGGAAGGCATCCGCTGGAGCCAAGTGGAGCGTACGCCTTACCACTACGATTGGAGCACGGTAGCCTCGATGCTGGCCACCGGGCAGCGCCACGGCATCCAGCAGGTATGGGACCTCTGCCACTTCGGGTATCCCGACGACCTGACGCCACTGCACCCGATGTTCGCCCGGCGCTTTGCCGCTCTGTGCCGCGCCTTCGTGGAGTTTTACCGTAGCCAGCGCCCCGACGACGTTCTCATCGTGACGCCCATCAATGAGGTCAGCTTTATGTCGTGGCTGGGCGGCGATGTGCGCGGTACCTCTCCTTACTGCGTAGGCCAGGGTTGGGAAGTAAAGCGCGGGCTGATGCGGGCCTACATCGAAGGTACGGCGGCTCTACGTGAGATGGATCCTGGCATTCGTATACTCACCACAGAGCCGCTCATCAACATTGTGCCCCGAATTGGTGCCAGTCGGACCGAGCGCAACCGGACTACTGAGTTCACGATCAATCAGTTTCAATCGGTAGATATGCTGGCGGGCAGATTGTGCCCTGAACTCGGCGGCTCCCCCGATTTTCTGGATATTCTGGGCTTCAACTTCTACTACGACAACCAGTGGCAGCTAGAGCCGCGCCAAACGCTGGGCTGGGCCGATTCGCCGCTTGATCCGCGCTGGAAGCCGCTGAGTGCGCTGTTGCAAATGGCTTACAAACGCTATCAGCGCCCGGTAGTACTCACCGAAACCAGTCATCCGGGTATTGATCGGCCACTTTGGATGCAGCACATCGCCCGGGAGTGTGCCGTCGCATTGCGGCAGGGGGTACCTCTGTGGGGCGTTTGCCTCTACCCTATCATCGACCGGCCCGACTGGGATTTTCAGGATAATTGGCACCGATCTGGCCTGTGGGATGCGGAGTTAGTGCCGGATGGACCACCCACACGAGTTCTTTACGAGCCATACGCAGAGGAGCTACTGCGGGCGCAGGCCTATATAGAGGAGGTGCTCACTTCGGCTACCGACACTCAATCAGTGCAGCGAAAGGCAACTTCCACCATGTAA
- a CDS encoding cation diffusion facilitator family transporter — MGNNSESKTAIYGAIGANIAIAISKFVAAYFTGSSAMLSEGIHSLVDSGNGGLILLGVNRAQKPADARYPFGRSKELYFWSLIVAVLVFAVGGGMSFYEGISHMQHPSPLTDPTWNYVVLGLAIVFESTSCYLALKAFNRERGNAPFWSSIARSKDPSVFAILMEDMAALLGLAIALFGVYFGHSLNNPYLDGAASILIGIMLVGVAIFLIYKTKGLLVGEGVDDETIATLEKLACADDTVRQVRRPLTLHLGPRDVVLALDIDFHDNLSAGEVEQAIVRLQSAIKSQHPEFKRIFIEAKSITEVAHKTSV; from the coding sequence ATGGGCAACAACTCCGAATCAAAAACCGCCATTTACGGGGCTATTGGTGCCAACATTGCGATTGCCATCTCCAAATTCGTAGCCGCCTACTTCACGGGCAGTTCAGCGATGCTGTCAGAAGGGATACACTCGTTGGTTGACAGCGGCAACGGCGGCTTGATATTATTGGGAGTAAACCGGGCGCAGAAGCCAGCCGATGCCCGCTATCCATTCGGGCGTTCCAAAGAGCTTTACTTCTGGTCGCTTATCGTGGCGGTGCTTGTGTTTGCCGTTGGCGGCGGCATGTCTTTTTATGAGGGCATTTCCCACATGCAACATCCCTCACCCCTCACCGATCCCACCTGGAACTACGTGGTGCTGGGCTTAGCCATCGTTTTTGAGTCCACCTCCTGCTACTTAGCCCTCAAAGCCTTCAATCGGGAGCGGGGCAATGCGCCATTCTGGAGCAGCATAGCCCGCAGCAAAGACCCCTCCGTATTTGCTATTCTGATGGAGGACATGGCGGCTCTGCTGGGTTTAGCTATTGCTCTGTTTGGCGTGTACTTTGGTCATTCGCTCAACAATCCTTACCTCGATGGAGCGGCCTCCATTCTGATCGGCATTATGCTCGTTGGAGTCGCCATCTTCCTGATTTACAAGACCAAAGGTTTGCTTGTAGGGGAAGGCGTGGACGACGAGACAATTGCAACGCTGGAAAAGCTTGCCTGTGCAGACGACACCGTTCGGCAGGTTCGCCGGCCGCTGACCCTGCACTTGGGCCCGCGCGACGTAGTGCTGGCCCTCGACATTGACTTTCATGATAACCTTTCGGCTGGGGAAGTAGAGCAGGCTATTGTGCGCCTACAGAGTGCTATTAAAAGCCAGCATCCTGAGTTCAAGCGCATTTTTATCGAAGCCAAATCTATCACAGAGGTTGCGCACAAAACATCCGTTTAG
- a CDS encoding APC family permease, translated as MPQLDSAKPPTLRRDLGLVQATALNMIDMVGIGPFVVLPLVMHLMGPYFLLAWMVGAALAVVDGMVWAELGAAYPEAGGSYRFLKLAYGEAKWGRLMSFLYVWQTLVQAPLVVASGAIGFAQYFGYLVPLTEWWQPKLVSGVVVLLLIALLYRRIDDIGRLGVLLWVGVLCLMGWLIFGGITHSTHEVAWLPVGGISDVPGLLFSVALGQAAVKTIYSYLGYYNVCHLGGEIRNPERVIPRSIFLSILGIAALYLLLNWSVGTVIPWQEAQHSEFIVSTFVETIYGSTAAKLATALVLWVAFASLFAVLLGYSRIPYAAAADGEFLPVFAKVHPTKQFPHVSLLILGA; from the coding sequence ATGCCTCAACTCGACTCAGCAAAGCCGCCTACTCTTCGCCGCGACTTAGGGCTGGTGCAAGCCACCGCCCTGAACATGATTGATATGGTGGGCATCGGGCCGTTTGTGGTGCTGCCGCTGGTCATGCACCTGATGGGGCCTTACTTTCTGCTAGCCTGGATGGTGGGCGCGGCTTTGGCGGTCGTCGATGGCATGGTGTGGGCCGAATTGGGCGCTGCCTACCCTGAGGCAGGCGGCAGCTACCGCTTTCTCAAGCTAGCCTATGGCGAAGCTAAGTGGGGCCGGCTGATGTCGTTTCTGTATGTGTGGCAAACCCTGGTGCAGGCGCCGCTGGTGGTGGCGTCGGGGGCCATTGGCTTTGCCCAATACTTTGGCTATCTGGTGCCGCTTACCGAGTGGTGGCAGCCTAAGCTGGTGAGTGGCGTAGTGGTGCTGCTGCTTATTGCGTTGCTCTATCGCCGCATCGATGATATTGGTCGCCTGGGGGTGCTGCTGTGGGTGGGCGTATTGTGTCTTATGGGTTGGCTGATTTTTGGAGGCATCACGCACTCAACTCACGAAGTGGCCTGGCTGCCGGTGGGGGGCATTTCAGATGTGCCGGGGCTGCTGTTTTCGGTAGCTTTGGGGCAAGCCGCCGTCAAAACCATCTATAGCTACTTGGGCTACTACAATGTGTGCCACTTGGGGGGCGAAATTCGTAATCCGGAGCGCGTTATTCCGCGCAGTATCTTCCTTAGTATTCTTGGAATCGCGGCGTTGTACCTGCTGCTAAACTGGAGCGTAGGTACCGTCATTCCGTGGCAGGAGGCCCAGCACTCCGAGTTTATCGTGAGCACCTTCGTCGAGACAATTTATGGCAGCACGGCCGCCAAGCTGGCTACCGCATTGGTGCTGTGGGTGGCGTTTGCGTCGCTGTTTGCCGTGCTGCTGGGCTACTCACGCATCCCGTACGCCGCCGCCGCCGATGGTGAGTTTCTGCCGGTATTTGCCAAAGTGCATCCTACCAAGCAGTTTCCGCACGTTTCCTTGCTCATACTCGGGGCGTAG
- the hemB gene encoding porphobilinogen synthase, which produces MALIPTHRPRRNRKSEVIRNMVQETNLTTHDFIYPIFLTEGQNQLVEVKSMPGIFRYSADRIIDEIGACVELGIKSFAPFPQINEELKDRLARESANPEGLYLRTVADIKRHFPEVVLMTDVAMDPYSSDGHDGIVDAESGEILNDASLEVLGQMALAQARAGADIIGPSDMMDGRVAFIRDVLDRNAFSHVSIMSYTAKYASAFYGPFRDALGSAPKKGDKKTYQMNPANRREALRELALDEQEGADMVMIKPALSYLDIIREVRNATTLPVTAYNVSGEYAMVKAAAQNGWVDGERTMMEVLLSIKRAGADAILTYFAKEAAQVLRRG; this is translated from the coding sequence ATGGCGCTTATCCCCACGCACCGCCCCCGGCGCAACCGCAAGTCTGAAGTCATTCGCAATATGGTGCAGGAAACCAACCTCACCACCCACGATTTTATCTATCCTATTTTCCTCACCGAAGGCCAGAATCAGTTGGTGGAAGTGAAGTCGATGCCGGGCATTTTCCGCTACTCCGCCGACCGTATCATCGATGAAATTGGCGCCTGTGTAGAGCTTGGCATTAAATCGTTTGCCCCATTTCCGCAGATTAACGAGGAGCTGAAAGACCGCCTGGCCCGCGAAAGCGCCAACCCCGAGGGCTTGTACTTGCGCACGGTAGCAGACATCAAGCGCCATTTCCCAGAGGTCGTGCTCATGACTGACGTAGCCATGGACCCCTACAGTTCCGATGGCCACGATGGTATTGTAGATGCCGAAAGTGGTGAGATACTGAACGATGCGTCATTGGAAGTACTCGGCCAAATGGCTCTGGCCCAAGCCCGTGCCGGCGCCGACATTATCGGCCCTTCTGATATGATGGATGGCCGCGTGGCTTTCATTCGCGATGTGCTCGACCGCAACGCTTTCTCGCACGTGAGCATTATGAGTTATACCGCCAAGTACGCCTCGGCTTTCTACGGTCCATTCCGCGATGCGCTGGGTTCGGCACCCAAAAAAGGCGACAAGAAAACCTACCAGATGAACCCCGCCAACCGCCGCGAAGCGCTACGCGAACTAGCCCTCGATGAGCAGGAAGGTGCCGACATGGTGATGATTAAGCCCGCGCTGAGCTACCTCGACATCATCCGGGAAGTGCGCAATGCGACTACTTTGCCCGTCACCGCCTACAACGTATCGGGGGAGTACGCGATGGTGAAAGCGGCGGCCCAAAACGGTTGGGTAGATGGCGAGCGTACTATGATGGAAGTGCTGCTTAGCATCAAGCGCGCAGGCGCCGACGCCATCCTGACTTATTTCGCCAAGGAAGCGGCGCAGGTACTCCGGCGCGGCTAA
- the rocD gene encoding ornithine--oxo-acid transaminase, with the protein METTATAHRSQEFMDLEDRYGAHNYHPLPVVLSRGEGVHLWDVEGKQYLDFLSAYSAVNQGHCHPRIIGAMVEQAQRLTLTSRAFFNDQLGLAEKQLCELFNYDKALLMNSGAEAVETALKLARKWGYQEKGIAPNQARILVAEHNFHGRTTGIISFSTDPDSTGGFGPYNPGYQVVPYDDLEALEEAVKDHQVCAFMVEPIQGEAGVVVPSEGYLAKAQALCKAHNVLFIADEIQTGLGRTGEWLASYADGVHADILILGKALSGGAMPVSAVLAQDAVMLTIQPGQHGSTFGGNPLACAVMRASLDVIRDENLVDNARILGEIFRERMRKVQQKRPDVVELVRGKGLLNAVIIRPTDDGRTAWDVCVTLMERGVLAKPTHGDIIRFAPPLVITEEQLHEACDIIESVLLAF; encoded by the coding sequence ATGGAAACCACCGCCACCGCCCACCGCAGTCAGGAGTTTATGGACCTCGAAGACCGCTACGGCGCCCACAACTATCACCCCTTGCCAGTGGTGTTGAGCCGGGGCGAGGGCGTGCACCTCTGGGACGTGGAGGGCAAGCAGTACCTCGACTTTTTGTCGGCTTATTCGGCCGTGAATCAGGGTCATTGTCACCCGCGTATTATTGGGGCGATGGTGGAGCAGGCCCAGCGCCTCACGCTAACCTCCCGCGCCTTCTTCAACGATCAGCTTGGCCTGGCCGAAAAGCAGCTGTGCGAGTTATTCAATTATGACAAAGCGCTGCTGATGAACTCCGGCGCCGAGGCCGTGGAAACCGCCCTCAAGCTAGCCCGCAAGTGGGGCTACCAGGAAAAAGGAATTGCCCCCAACCAGGCCCGCATACTGGTGGCCGAACACAACTTTCACGGCCGCACCACTGGTATTATTTCCTTCAGTACCGACCCCGATAGCACCGGCGGATTTGGTCCTTATAACCCTGGCTACCAAGTAGTACCCTACGACGACCTAGAGGCGCTGGAAGAAGCCGTAAAGGATCATCAGGTGTGCGCTTTTATGGTAGAGCCTATTCAGGGCGAAGCGGGCGTAGTGGTGCCGTCCGAAGGCTACCTGGCAAAGGCACAGGCGTTGTGCAAAGCGCATAACGTTCTATTTATTGCCGACGAAATTCAGACCGGCTTGGGCCGCACGGGCGAGTGGTTGGCCAGTTATGCTGACGGTGTGCACGCCGATATTCTGATTCTGGGCAAAGCCTTATCGGGTGGCGCTATGCCGGTGTCGGCGGTGCTGGCGCAGGATGCGGTGATGCTCACGATTCAGCCGGGGCAGCACGGCTCTACTTTTGGCGGCAACCCGCTGGCCTGTGCCGTTATGCGGGCTTCTCTGGATGTCATTCGGGATGAAAATTTGGTTGATAATGCCCGCATTCTCGGCGAAATATTCCGCGAGCGGATGCGCAAAGTCCAGCAAAAGCGCCCCGATGTAGTAGAGCTAGTGCGGGGCAAAGGCCTACTCAACGCCGTAATTATTCGGCCCACCGACGATGGCCGCACCGCCTGGGATGTGTGCGTGACGCTGATGGAGCGCGGCGTGCTAGCCAAGCCCACCCACGGCGACATCATCCGATTTGCCCCCCCGCTGGTTATTACCGAAGAGCAGCTGCACGAAGCCTGCGACATCATCGAATCGGTGCTATTGGCTTTCTAA
- a CDS encoding DUF2314 domain-containing protein — protein MFTKSASRLIGLVLICLATTEATAQKNTAPIAPNAPTDQPLSIASTEEGAGLKAFEKVIALAVKQAHKTLPQAKKRFLLGLKPDEAFFLTTRIYDSDGKFEQVFVRVTSWENTTVVGTIANELGVVQQYKINQSIVFPEKAILDWTIAKPDGSEEGNYVGKLIDTLQQ, from the coding sequence ATGTTCACTAAATCCGCTTCCAGACTTATTGGTCTAGTGCTTATTTGCCTAGCTACCACAGAAGCAACAGCTCAAAAGAACACGGCTCCTATAGCTCCAAATGCCCCAACCGACCAACCATTAAGTATTGCAAGTACAGAAGAGGGTGCTGGCTTAAAAGCATTTGAAAAAGTAATTGCACTCGCCGTTAAACAAGCTCACAAAACGCTGCCTCAGGCTAAAAAGCGTTTTCTCCTTGGCCTAAAACCAGATGAAGCTTTCTTTCTTACCACCCGCATCTATGACTCAGATGGAAAATTTGAACAGGTATTTGTGCGCGTCACGAGCTGGGAGAATACCACAGTAGTGGGCACTATTGCTAACGAGCTAGGGGTAGTTCAGCAATACAAAATAAATCAGTCAATAGTGTTTCCTGAGAAAGCCATTCTGGACTGGACTATTGCAAAACCGGATGGCAGTGAGGAGGGCAACTATGTGGGCAAACTCATTGACACTCTCCAACAATAA